A region of the Agromyces sp. CF514 genome:
GACGTCGTCATCAAGACGGTCGAGTCGGGCGCCATGACGAAGGACCTCGCGGCCCTCGTCGGCCCCGAGCAGGCCTACCAGACGACCGAGGAGTTCCTGCAGACCCTCTCCGACAACCTGAAGGCGCGCATCGCCGCGTAGTCGACGGTTTCGAGCGAAGGGGCGGATGCTGCGGCATCCGCCCCTTCGTCGTCTCCGGATGCCGCAGCATCCGATCTCCGTGTCGCCCTGCCCGCCCGAGACCCTGGCGGGCAGGATGGAAGCATGGGACGCCTCCTCAAGCTCGCCCGCCGGTACTGGGCCGTCACGCTCACGATCGCGATCGGATGCCTCGGCATCGTGCTCGCCCTGACCGGCGCGGGCGCCGCGGTGGCGTGGTTGTTCAGCGCCTACGCGCTCGCGATCGCCGCGTGGCAGGCGGTGGGAATGGTCCGCGACATGCTGCGCGGACACTGGGGGCTCGATGTCCTCGCGATCACCGCGATCATCGCGACCGTGGCCGTCGGCGAGTACGTCGCGGCGCTGCTCGTGGTGCTCATGCTCACCGGCGGGGAGGCGCTCGAGGACTACGCGAACCGCCGGGCCAAGCGCGAGCTCGATGCGCTGCTCACTCGGGCGCCGCAGCTCGCGCACCGCATCGAGGGCGACGGCATCGTCGAGATCCACGCCGACGAGGTGCGGGTGGGCGACGTGCTGCTCGTGCGTCCGAGCGAGATCCTCCCGGTCGACGGCACACTGCGATCCGAGGCCGCGACCCTCGACGAGTCCTCGATCACGGGCGAGAGCGTGCCGGTCGAACGCGGTTCGGGCGAGGAGGTGCTGAGCGGGGCGGTCAACGGCTCGACCGCGATCGAGATCGTCGCGACCGCGACGGCCGCCGAGAGCCAGTACCAGCAGATCGTGGCGCTCGTCGCCGAGGCCGCAGAGTCGAAGGCGCCGGTCGTGCGGCTCGCCGACCGGTTCGCGGTGCCGTTCACGGTGTTCTCGCTCGCACTCGGCGGCGTCGCCTGGTGGATCTCGGGCGACCCCGTGCGGTTCGCCGAGGTGCTCGTGCTCGCGACGCCGTGCCCGTTGCTCATCGCGGCGCCCGTGGCGTTCATCGGCGGCATGAGCCGGTCGGCCCGAAACGGCGTGATCGTGAAGGGCGGGGGAGTGCTCGAACTCCTCGCCAGGGCGAAGACGGCGGTGTTCGACAAGACCGGCACCCTCACGCGCGGCGAGCCCGCGCTCGTGGCGATCAGGGCCGAGAACGGATTCGCCGACGACGAGCTGCTCGCCGCCGTGGCCTCGGCCGAGCAGTACTCGTCGCATGTGCTGGCGCGCTCGATGATCGAGGCTGCGCGGGAACGCGGCCTCGCGCTCGTCGAGGCCGACGGGGCGCGCGAGACCGCGACGAACGGCGTGCAGGCGGTCATCGGGGGCCGGGACGTCGTCGTCGGCAAGTTCGCGTTCGTGCACGAGCACGCCGCGGATGCGGTGCGCACCGCGATCGCGCCCGGGGAGCTCGCGGTCTACGTGGCGATCGACGGGCGGTTCGCGGGCGCCCTGCTCGCCAGCGATCGCCTGCGCGACGACGCGCACGACACCCTCGCCCGGCTCGATGCGCTCGGCGTGCACCGCACCGTCATGCTCACGGGCGACGCGAAGGCCACGGCCGACCACGTGGCCGCGGAGCTCGGCATCACGCGGGTGCGCGCCGACTGCCTGCCGGCCGACAAGGTGCACGAGGTCGCCGCCATCGCGGAGCGCCCCGTGATCATGGTCGGCGACGGCGTGAACGACGCGCCGGTGCTCGCCGCGGCCGACGTCGGCATCGCGATGGGCGCTCGCGGCGCCACGGCGGCCAGCGAGTCCGCTTCGGCGGTGATCCTCGTCGACGAGATCTCGCGTGTCGCGAAAGCGGTCGAGATCGGGCGAGACACCGTGCGGATCGCCCTCCAGAGCATCTGGGTCGGCATCGTCGTGAGCGTCGCACTCATGTTCGTCGCCGCGTTCGGCGTGATCCCGGCGACGATCGGCGCGCTGCTGCAGGAGGTCGTGGACCTCATCACGATCCTTGCGGCGCTGCGGGCCGTCGGCGGACGCCTGGATGCGCGCCCCGTCGCGCGGGCGGCCGCGGGCGGGGGAGCGGTCAGCGGTGCGGGCGGGGGAGCGGGCTCGGCCGGCTCGGCCGCCGGTGGCGCACCGGAGATCACGGCCGGGTCCGCTCCGGGTCCGGCCGACTGATCACGGTTCGGTAACAGCGAGGAAAAGCCCCGGCGAACTCTTGCAGTTTGTTTGTTCGTAAGCTTTACTAACAAACATGTCAACGGAGGCGCAGCGAGGTCAGACCCTCGAGAGCCCGACCCCCCCAGGGGTCGGCGCAGACGTGCTCACCGCGCCGTTCGACCAGGCCCCCCTCTTCACCAGGTCGCGCGCACTCCGGCCCACCGGCAAGGTGCTGCCCGAGCACGCGCGCAGCCACAACCGGGCCCTCGTGCTCCAGACCCTCTACTCGGCCGGGCCCCAGAGCCGAGCCGACGTGGCCCGCGAGACCGGGCTCACCCGCGTCACCGTCTCCGACCTCGTCGCCGAGCTCATCGCCGAGGGGCTCGTCGTCGAACTCGGCCACCGCGAAGACGCCCGCCCAGGCAAGCCCGCGATCCTCATCGACGTCGACCGCGCCGCGTTCCAGATCGTCGGCATCGACCTCTCCGAGCACGAGCGGTTCCTCGGCGCCGTCGTCGATCTCGACGGCGCGATCGTCGCACGGGCCGAACTGCCCCGCGACGGCGCCACCGGCGAGGCGGCCGTCGCACTCGTCGACGCGCTCGCCGCCCGACTCGTCGCCGCCGTGACCGCACCCGTGCTCGGCATCGGCGTCGGCTCGCCCGGTGTCGTCGACCCGCAGGGCGTCATCCGCTCCGCGCCCAACCTCGGCTGGCAGGACCTCGACCTGCGGGCTCGCCTGCAGGCCGCATTCGGCCTGCCCGTGCACGTCGGCAACGACGCGAACGTCGCCGTGCTCGCCGAGCACGGCGCCTCCACGAGCGACGACCTCCTGCTCATCAAGGTCGGCCACGGCGTCGGCGCCGGGATCATCATCGGCGGGCGCCCCGTCATCGGCGGCGGCTTCGCAGCCGGCGAGATCGGCCACGTCGTCGTCGGC
Encoded here:
- a CDS encoding heavy metal translocating P-type ATPase, with amino-acid sequence MGRLLKLARRYWAVTLTIAIGCLGIVLALTGAGAAVAWLFSAYALAIAAWQAVGMVRDMLRGHWGLDVLAITAIIATVAVGEYVAALLVVLMLTGGEALEDYANRRAKRELDALLTRAPQLAHRIEGDGIVEIHADEVRVGDVLLVRPSEILPVDGTLRSEAATLDESSITGESVPVERGSGEEVLSGAVNGSTAIEIVATATAAESQYQQIVALVAEAAESKAPVVRLADRFAVPFTVFSLALGGVAWWISGDPVRFAEVLVLATPCPLLIAAPVAFIGGMSRSARNGVIVKGGGVLELLARAKTAVFDKTGTLTRGEPALVAIRAENGFADDELLAAVASAEQYSSHVLARSMIEAARERGLALVEADGARETATNGVQAVIGGRDVVVGKFAFVHEHAADAVRTAIAPGELAVYVAIDGRFAGALLASDRLRDDAHDTLARLDALGVHRTVMLTGDAKATADHVAAELGITRVRADCLPADKVHEVAAIAERPVIMVGDGVNDAPVLAAADVGIAMGARGATAASESASAVILVDEISRVAKAVEIGRDTVRIALQSIWVGIVVSVALMFVAAFGVIPATIGALLQEVVDLITILAALRAVGGRLDARPVARAAAGGGAVSGAGGGAGSAGSAAGGAPEITAGSAPGPAD
- a CDS encoding ROK family transcriptional regulator, which translates into the protein MSTEAQRGQTLESPTPPGVGADVLTAPFDQAPLFTRSRALRPTGKVLPEHARSHNRALVLQTLYSAGPQSRADVARETGLTRVTVSDLVAELIAEGLVVELGHREDARPGKPAILIDVDRAAFQIVGIDLSEHERFLGAVVDLDGAIVARAELPRDGATGEAAVALVDALAARLVAAVTAPVLGIGVGSPGVVDPQGVIRSAPNLGWQDLDLRARLQAAFGLPVHVGNDANVAVLAEHGASTSDDLLLIKVGHGVGAGIIIGGRPVIGGGFAAGEIGHVVVGTDGGPRCACGKHGCLETWLAVPRLTAQLDALEHTEHEASDREAILTEAGRRLGIVLAPVVGALNLSEVALSGPAELLDGPLALAAVETLRTRTMAEHNRDLRLRMTEQAQDIVLRGAAVMVLSGQLGVS